The following is a genomic window from Candidatus Poribacteria bacterium.
CGGTCTTCCGAGAAAGCCGCCCTCTGATGAGAGATTGACGATAGCAGCACCCTCCTTCTTTAACATGGGCAATAGCACTTGAGTTATCAGGACCCAGCCTCTTAAACCGACCGCTGTTTCCGGTTCCCAATTTGGCAACCATCCTCCGTCTTCGATACGCCCCTGTCTCAAGATAGCAGCGTTATTCACCAAAATGTGGAGCGCAGAGAATTGTTCGGCAACGGCACGACCAACCGCTTCAACGGCGGTGTCATCTGCCAAATCAACCTCCATATAAGTTGCAGTACCACCGGACTGTTCTATTTCCGCAACAGCCTTATTTGCCATGTCTGCGTCGTTGTCCGCAATGATGACGTGTGCGCCTTCTGCTGCCAGACGGTTTGTCGTCGCTCTGCCGATGCCTGAAGCACCACCCGTTACCAAAGCGGTTTTACTCTCAAACCGTCTCATACCGTACAAATTTGGTGACATGTTGAAGACCTCATTGTCCTAATTTAGGGTCGAATGCTTCGGGTGTGTGATTGCGTTCGATGAGTTG
Proteins encoded in this region:
- a CDS encoding SDR family oxidoreductase, producing MSPNLYGMRRFESKTALVTGGASGIGRATTNRLAAEGAHVIIADNDADMANKAVAEIEQSGGTATYMEVDLADDTAVEAVGRAVAEQFSALHILVNNAAILRQGRIEDGGWLPNWEPETAVGLRGWVLITQVLLPMLKKEGAAIVNLSSEGGFLGRPGQWVYDAIKAGLVSATKTMAYEFVDYGIRVNAVAPGWIVTEMHFGKHPDPQARKKELEETPITSCIMKRRAQPEEVASAIAFLLSDDASYITGTTLHVDGGRMGMSVG